In Pan paniscus chromosome 1, NHGRI_mPanPan1-v2.0_pri, whole genome shotgun sequence, the DNA window CCGCCCAGGTCCGCACACCTTTCTGCGCTCTTGCCGCTCTTGCTCCTGCTGCTGGAAGTGCTTTTCCCGCTCCAGACGCTGCCGCTCCGCCTCTTCCCGCGACCGAGCTTCGGCCTCCTCTTTCTGCCAAAGACCCCCATGAGCGTGGGGCACTTGACTCCAGCCTTCCCTCTCGGCCCGCGGCGCCCGCGCCCAGCCGCTTCCCGCCCGCCCGCCGGGGGCACCTGCTTCTGCAGCCGCTCCTGCTCCTCCTGCTCGGCCTGCGCCTTCTCTCGTGCCTCCTGCTCCTCCCGCCTCCGGGCCTCCGCCTCCCGCTCCGCCCGGGCCTCGGCCTCCCGTGCCAGCTGCTCCTCTCGCATTCGCCTGGGGGACGGAGCAAACGGCTCAGGCTCGGCCTCTGCTTCTTCTCCAGCGCCCACGAGGGCCCCCTCAGTCCCCGAGGCGCACTCACTTGTCCCTTTCTGCCTGCAGCCTCCGCTCCTGCTCCTCGCGCTCCCGCTGCTCCCGGGCCTGGCGCCGCTTCTCAGCCAAGAGCCGAGTGGCTTCTTCTCGGTCTGTGGTGCCGGCCATTGGTTTGCTAGGGGTCACCGGgggagcaggggctgggggtgaggtCAAGACAGCAGCGTCTGGAGGGGGATCCGGGATCAGGCGTCAGCACACCCACGCAGGCACCGCCGTCATCTCCCAGCGGCCTGTGTTCTGGGCCTGGGACTGCTGAGGGCAGGAGTCTCCTCTTTCCGTGTCCCACTCCCAGTCCTCAGGCATCTCTGGCGGCCCACACCCCCACACAGGAGAAGCTGGCTTCTCTCGCTCGgcccacccctcccctctccaTTCCTACCTGTAGGGGTCTCCGCGGGGGGCTGCTCCTTCTGGGGCGGGGCTGGGGTGGGCGAGGGCGCCGGCGAAGGTGCCGGTGAGGCTGGGGCTGCTGACTCCTTCTCGTTACTGGCCCTGCGCTTGCTCTGGCTCTTATCCTCGGGCCCTGCGGCGCTAGGGCTCTCCtttgcctcctccttcctccGAATCCGCCCCTTGGGGGATGCAGTGGTGCCTCGGGGGGACGGTGGCTTTGGAGGCAGAGTGTGGCCTGgccctgggctggggcagggggaggcagGCCTGTGCCAGGATGTGGAGGGAGAGGATGGCCTGGCCTTGGATTTGGGgctaagagaaaagggaaaagggaagggttaggagacacacacacccacacgctGAGAActtgttccttcctctgggaggTGCCCCCTCCCCCAGGCTACATCAgcgctgccccccacccccttgcTCTCACAGAAACACACCATTCCCTTTTAGAGCATACACCCCAGTTTGTAATGACATGTTTCTGTGGGATTCTTTGATTATTGTATGTCCCCCGCCAATAGCCTGTAAGCTTAATAAGAGAAAAAACCACGCTTGGGTTAGCTCAGCAACGTGCCCTCAGCACCCTGAGTGCTACCTGACAGGTCCATTCATTCagcaggttttgttgttgttgttgttgtttttaagacagaatctggctgacccccaggctggagtgcagtggcatcatcatacatagctcactacagcctcgacctcctgggctcaagcaatcctccccttggtctcccaaagtgctgggattacaggtgtgaggcactacCCTGGCCCTTCAGTAGGTATTCACTGAGTGGTTAccaggtgccaggcactattttagGTGTTGGGGTacttcagtaaccaaaacacttaaaaaaaaaaaacaaaaacgaacaaaaagaaaaatggaggctgggcggggtggcttacactcacacatgtaatcccagcactttgggaggccaaggcgggtggatcacctaagctcaagagttcgagatcagcctggacaacgtagcGAAACCCccactctaccaaaaatacaaaaaattagccgagcgtggtggcgcgcctgtagtcccagccacttggaaggctgaggtgggaggatagcctgagcccgggaggtcaaggttgcagtgagctgagattgtgccactgcactccagcctgggtgacagagggagatcctgtctcaaacaaatcaGAGAGAATCTGCCCTCAAGGAAGTTGCATTCTAGAGGTGGGTgcccaacaaatatttgtgggTGATGAATAAATGACCCGGTGAGGGGCAGGGTCCCTCGCACCGCCCGCGCCCACCTGAGCTCAGAGGCGGTGCTGGCGGAGAGGCGGGCACGTGGGGAGGCGGGCAGCGACTGGCGCTTCTTGAGGCTGCGCTCCCGGGCTAGGGCACTCTTCTCCTTCTCGTTTTCCCGCTCCTtgtccttcttctcctttttctgcaCCTGGCAGGGAAGGAGGAACGGAAGAGGAGAGTAGAGGTCAGCAGCGCCCGCGTTCCCCAGTTCCAGGCTGCCTGTCCCCACCTGCGCGGCCACTCGAGCCAGTAGAGCCACTCACCGGCGAGGCCTCCGGCCGGCGGCGCACCGGAGCGGGGCTGCCCCCGGCGTTGGGCTTGCGGCGCTCCCCGCGCTCACCGGCGGGGGCGCAGCGGTGCACGCTTCGGGGGACGCTGCACGGCGTCAGGGGGCTGGCGGAGGCCGAGCGCGGGCACACCGGCACGGCTGCAGAGGGATGAGTGCGGTCGGGTTGCGGCCCGCGCGCCAGGctggcccctgcccggccccacGTGGGGCCTCTCCCAGGGTCGCAGCCCCTACCCTGGTCCCGGCCGTTGCGGGGCAGTGTGACCGCGCTGCGACTCCGAGCAAGGAAGGAGAGAGTGGGCGTCATCAGACGATCCACGATGCTGCTCTCCCATGCGCTCAGCTGCAGGCTGCGATCTGGGGGTAGAAGGCCAGGCGAAGCCGGTCACCGTGGGGGCCGTAGGAGGCAGGAAGAGGCAAGGGGGCAGACCAGGCACCATCCCCATGCCAAGGCTTCTCACCCGGGAGTCCTCTCCCCACAATCACACCGGGGCCACACTTGTCCTCCCTATGATCTGGACTTCCACTGCAGACCCAGGCAACCAGACACTTCCCAGGGCAACATCCTGCATCGGATGAGGGTCCCCGCCAACAACGCTCCCCAGGTGAAGGGGCCCTGAACGGCGCATATAGGAAGGAGCCATCCAGGATTGGAAGAAAACCCAATTGCCCTCTGCCATGTCCCAGTGTAAGGTCTTGCCCCTCCTGCTGTCAGAGGGCTGACCCAGCCGAGGCTGTCCCATGGATTCAGGACAGTGAGGGTCCTTGTGCTCCTCTGACCCAGCTTTTAGCAGTCCTGTGCCAGGGAGAGGCTGCTAGGGTGCCTGCCTGCCCTAGGCCACCCTGCTCTGTCCCCTCAGCTGCTGGGCTATTTTTAAGCCTCAGTCAGGTGGGGTTGGTACAGCAGCTGATTTGGTTGCTAGGCAACAAAGCAACCAAACAAATGCAAGAGAAACTTATAAATAACTCCCACCATGGCTCCTTCACATATGAGCACCAGGGCATGGTGGGAATGCAGGGGCTATGCCACCTTGGTTGGCTCAACTCTGGGACCAGCCAAGGCCATGGCTGGGGCTCTGAAGACAGAGAGGGCAGCATTGCATGGGCCCTCTAGGGTGGAGCCAGAATGAGGGACCCCTCCACCCCACAGCACCCAGGCCAGTCTGACACATGGGGACAATGCCACCTGGCTAAGGTTGGCCCAGACCAGCTGGCTGTGGTTGCAGAAAAGGCTGCctgcctgtccccacccccagccaccacCTCCAACTTGCTCTTGAGGCCCCTGCCAGGCTTCCTGCCCTCTGCGGCATTGTGCTTTGTCTCTGTTCTCCTCTCCTACAGGGCAACCTCTGTCCTCAGGGTCCAGACCCATATGCCGGCTCCCCCGAGGGGCACAGAGCCCTGGGTAAGGTAGAGTGGGGATGGGGACCTGGAGTATGTGAGGGCTCCAGGGACCTGGTGTTCTTGCTGAGCTCTGGAGGAGGCTTGGTGGGAGCTACAAGGGGCTCTGGAGGGGGAAGGGCTGGGCCTTCTCTTACTTCTACTGGGGGAGTTCCAGAGCGTGGCAGAGGACTTTGAGAGCCGCTTGTTGATTATAGAGTCCACGTGTTTGGGCAGGTTAACTGCCGACACGGAGCACCTGCTCCCACCTGGAGGGGGAAAAGACACGGCATTAGGGCCGGGCCCGGCAGGAGCCAGTGGGGGGCACCGAGGCCTTCCATGCAGGATGCTCCGAGGGCggggtgggagagggaggagtGGGCAGGCTAGGATGAGGAGCAGGAGGCAGCCTTGGCcctgggagagggagggtgggggGTAGGTGACCAGAGACAACCTGGGTTGGGGGAGCCGACGGAGAAGGAACAAAGGGAGGAGATGAGTGAAACTAGAGAAACTACAGCTTTCCTGGCCAGACCAAGGAAGCCATTCCTTACGGCTGAGTACTGCAACCCCTCCCCATAACCACCCAGCATTAGCACTTGCTGACACTGCCCAGCCAAGACGTTTGGATACAACACCCCCGTACTGGGATAAATGCAAAAACCCTCCTAAACAGGACCTACACAGTCACAGTCACTTGCACAAATCCACGTATTCATCCAGAATCACAAAAAGACATGCAGACACAGGCATATAGAGTGGCAGATACTTCGGCATGCACACGTGTGCAGACATGCACAGGGACAGAGACACAAACACTAACAGATAGTGTGTCAGACCCAGATGCACACAAGCCACAAACAGATCGAAGCAACCTCATCATGACATTTGTAGCAGCTCACATTTGTTgatgcttaccatgtgccaggtactgtgtggGGCACCACACACATGTGACCTCATTTGATCCTTCAAACATCTATCTACCACCTCAGGGGCAAGTAGTATCACTATCCCcagtttatagatgaagaaagtgagaCTTCGAGAAGTTAAAGGTTACGCTGCAAGTGCCAGAGCTGGAACCCAAGTCTGTCTGACTTAGGAGCCCTCACTGAGGTACACAAGGTCACAAACACGCCAAGGCAAACACATATTAAGACACACAATGCACGGGTCCAGGAGCACATAAACGGAAGATACACAGCTAGAAATACTGAAACTTGCCATTGCATAAAGACATCCAAGCACAGTGGTACATACATGCCAGCAAAGAATCAGACCAAAATCCATGGTGGCCCTACGCGGAGAAAACTCAGAGACAAAAATCTACCTTCTGAGACAAGGAGTGACAGTTTCTTTAAGATCCAGTGTCTGTAGGGCATTAAAGTCTTTTATGTATCAACAACTAATAATAATTGACAGGCGCAAAGAAGGCTAATCCTAAAATGACAGAGGTTTGAAGAGCAAACCAAATGGAGAGAATCCATCTCTGATTTGATAGTGGAAGTCCTTGGGAAGGGACAGTTTGGCTTACAGACCATTCTAGAAGACACAAGTCACATAAAGCAAGGCACACCTGCTGCAGGGAGCCACCAGCTTTTTGTAGGGAAGTTGTTCCCTTCCCTTACTTGCCATCCCAGCCTTGCCCAcccactccccagcccctccagccTACTCACTGGTCTTATGTCCTGGAGAGCTGTGGTGCAGGGCCCCTGCCCAGGACCAGCGCTGCTGCCGGATTTCGGCCCACGTCTTCTTCACTGACCGTTGGATGGCTGCCTCATAGCGCTCctgggggaaggtggggagaagagagagatgtGGACTCAGAACATTCATCGAATTTGGGATAGAGGCCCTTCTTCCTCCTGTGACAATGCCTCCCCCACTCCCTTCCCTTGGAGTCTTTTCCTGACTCATTGCAGGTAACCAAGGTTACCAAATCTTTGCTATGATTAAGGACCAAGATCCCTTTCAACTTGTTCTTGGGGAGCTTTTCACTGTTCTTGAGTCATTTCCTGAGTGCATGAGTTGATTCTCTGAGGATTGGGTGGACTCCCCCTACCTGGGGCTCCCAGGCAAGGCCACATCTCAGGCACTGAGGGTCCTGACCTTGGGGCTATGTGTTCCCTCTAGCCTGAGGCCCTCCCAGGTAGGGCCAGGTGGCCATTTCCTTCATTTCCTCACCAGCACTCAAGCTAGGGCTTTACCCATGTCACAGAGCTAGGCACGCTCACACAGATGCATACCTGCATACATACAGACACATGGGGTACATGTACGAACACAGGTACTGACAGTAAACAGTTACAGGGGCCTACAGTGGCACATTCAGAAGCAAATGTGCCTGCAGTTGTACAGGTGCCCAGATATTCTAACACAGGGACACAACTGTAGATGTGAACACAAATAGGACCACATAGACACAGATAAGGCAGAGCCGTGAACATGGATGTGTGTACACACTGCACCAGTATGCAGACGGTGAGCACACGTGTACATGGATTCACGGAGACCCATCCCGCACCTTGTTTTTCTCGAGCTTCTGCCGCTGCCGTTCCTCCAGGGCTGCACGGCGTTGCTCGGCTTTAAGACGTTGCTCCTCCAGCCGGCGCCGGCGCTCCTGGAGCTGCTTCTCCCGCAGCGCCTTggccttctcctccttctccagccacaCTGCCTTCTTGGCCGCTGTGGAAAAAGGAGCCCAGTGGCCGGTGTGAAGGGTTCTGCAGAAGGCCTGGGCCAAGGACATTTCCTCCAAGTGGCCAGCCCTGCTACCCATGCCCTGGGTGGGTCTTTCTCCCGCCTGCTTAGGTGGAGCTTTCAGTCTGAGACAACCCCCTCAAATTGAGAGGCTTACTGAAGACAGGACTCAGGAGAGGCCTATTTCTCCTCCATTGGCCTTATGGGCTCTCAGGGCTGAAGGAGAAATGAATGCTTTAGTGCAAGATCCCCATCTGACCTGGGGGGCCTACCAGACAGATGTCCACATACTGTGATTAAGAGCATGGGATTTGGGGTGGCAGGAGGCTTCTGGGTCTGAACGTCAGCTACtctactagctgtgtggcttAAGCAAATgatttcatctctctgagcctctgtttcctcctcaaAATGGgttgaggattaaattagatgtGTGTCCTGCTCTTAGCACAGTGCACATAATTAAGTGTTGCAGaagtgttggttttttttttttgttttgttttgtttttttttggagacggagttttgctcttgttgcccaggctggagtgcaatggcacaatctcggctcaccacaacctccgcctcccaggttcaagcagttctcctatctcagtctcccgagtagctgggattacagggatgtgccaccatgcctggctaattttttgtatttttagtagagacagggtttctccacattggtcaggctagtctcaaactcccgacctcaggtgattcgcccgcctcggcctcccaaagtgctgggattacaggcgtgagccactgcgccccagcctGTTGGTGTTATTAATAGGATGCTGATGATGACGATGAAGAAGATGATGAGGCTTCCTGCTCACTCACCCAGGTACTTGGCCCGCTCTTCTCGCCGCTCCTTTGCCAGCTTGTGTCTCTCTCCTGCCTTCTTCACCTCTGAGCAGAGGGAACAAGAACAGACAGGTCAAAAGGCTGTCCCCAAAGAGGAGTCAGCCTCAGATCCCTCCCTCCGGGCCTCACCCCATC includes these proteins:
- the MAP7D1 gene encoding MAP7 domain-containing protein 1 isoform X14, with product MESGPRAELGAGAPPAVVARTPPEPRPSPEGDPSPPPPPMSALVPDTPPDTPPAMKNATSSKQLPLEPESPTGQVGPRPAPPQEESPSSEAKSRGPTPTATGPRDARPPRRSSQPSPTAVPASDSPPTKQEVKKAGERHKLAKERREERAKYLAAKKAVWLEKEEKAKALREKQLQERRRRLEEQRLKAEQRRAALEERQRQKLEKNKERYEAAIQRSVKKTWAEIRQQRWSWAGALHHSSPGHKTNRSLQLSAWESSIVDRLMTPTLSFLARSRSAVTLPRNGRDQAVPVCPRSASASPLTPCSVPRSVHRCAPAGERGERRKPNAGGSPAPVRRRPEASPVQKKEKKDKERENEKEKSALARERSLKKRQSLPASPRARLSASTASELSPKSKARPSSPSTSWHRPASPCPSPGPGHTLPPKPPSPRGTTASPKGRIRRKEEAKESPSAAGPEDKSQSKRRASNEKESAAPASPAPSPAPSPTPAPPQKEQPPAETPTAPAPPVTPSKPMAGTTDREEATRLLAEKRRQAREQREREEQERRLQAERDKRMREEQLAREAEARAEREAEARRREEQEAREKAQAEQEEQERLQKQKEEAEARSREEAERQRLEREKHFQQQEQERQERRKRLEEIMKRTRKSEVSETKKQDSKEANANGSSPEPVKAVEARSPGLQKEAVQKEEPIPQEPQWSLPSKELPASLVNGLQPLPAHQENGFSTKGPSGDKSLSRTPEALLPFAEAEAFLKKAVVQSPQVTEVL
- the MAP7D1 gene encoding MAP7 domain-containing protein 1 isoform X1 encodes the protein MESGPRAELGAGAPPAVVARTPPEPRPSPEGDPSPPPPPMSALVPDTPPDTPPAMKNATSSKQLPLEPESPTGQVGPRPAPPQEESPSSEAKSRGPTPTATGPRDARPPRRSSQPSPTAVPASDSPPTKQEVKKAGERHKLAKERREERAKYLAAKKAVWLEKEEKAKALREKQLQERRRRLEEQRLKAEQRRAALEERQRQKLEKNKERYEAAIQRSVKKTWAEIRQQRWSWAGALHHSSPGHKTSGSRCSVSAVNLPKHVDSIINKRLSKSSATLWNSPSRNRSLQLSAWESSIVDRLMTPTLSFLARSRSAVTLPRNGRDQGRGCDPGRGPTWGRAGASLARGPQPDRTHPSAAVPVCPRSASASPLTPCSVPRSVHRCAPAGERGERRKPNAGGSPAPVRRRPEASPVQKKEKKDKERENEKEKSALARERSLKKRQSLPASPRARLSASTASELSPKSKARPSSPSTSWHRPASPCPSPGPGHTLPPKPPSPRGTTASPKGRIRRKEEAKESPSAAGPEDKSQSKRRASNEKESAAPASPAPSPAPSPTPAPPQKEQPPAETPTDAAVLTSPPAPAPPVTPSKPMAGTTDREEATRLLAEKRRQAREQREREEQERRLQAERDKRMREEQLAREAEARAEREAEARRREEQEAREKAQAEQEEQERLQKQKEEAEARSREEAERQRLEREKHFQQQEQERQERRKRLEEIMKRTRKSEVSETKQKQDSKEANANGSSPEPVKAVEARSPGLQKEAVQKEEPIPQEPQWSLPSKELPASLVNGLQPLPAHQENGFSTKGPSGDKSLSRTPEALLPFAEAEAFLKKAVVQSPQVTEVL
- the MAP7D1 gene encoding MAP7 domain-containing protein 1 isoform X4; the encoded protein is MESGPRAELGAGAPPAVVARTPPEPRPSPEGDPSPPPPPMSALVPDTPPDTPPAMKNATSSKQLPLEPESPTGQVGPRPAPPQEESPSSEAKSRGPTPTATGPRDARPPRRSSQPSPTAVPASDSPPTKQEVKKAGERHKLAKERREERAKYLAAKKAVWLEKEEKAKALREKQLQERRRRLEEQRLKAEQRRAALEERQRQKLEKNKERYEAAIQRSVKKTWAEIRQQRWSWAGALHHSSPGHKTSGSRCSVSAVNLPKHVDSIINKRLSKSSATLWNSPSRNRSLQLSAWESSIVDRLMTPTLSFLARSRSAVTLPRNGRDQGRGCDPGRGPTWGRAGASLARGPQPDRTHPSAAVPVCPRSASASPLTPCSVPRSVHRCAPAGERGERRKPNAGGSPAPVRRRPEASPVQKKEKKDKERENEKEKSALARERSLKKRQSLPASPRARLSASTASELSPKSKARPSSPSTSWHRPASPCPSPGPGHTLPPKPPSPRGTTASPKGRIRRKEEAKESPSAAGPEDKSQSKRRASNEKESAAPASPAPSPAPSPTPAPPQKEQPPAETPTAPAPPVTPSKPMAGTTDREEATRLLAEKRRQAREQREREEQERRLQAERDKRMREEQLAREAEARAEREAEARRREEQEAREKAQAEQEEQERLQKQKEEAEARSREEAERQRLEREKHFQQQEQERQERRKRLEEIMKRTRKSEVSETKKQDSKEANANGSSPEPVKAVEARSPGLQKEAVQKEEPIPQEPQWSLPSKELPASLVNGLQPLPAHQENGFSTKGPSGDKSLSRTPEALLPFAEAEAFLKKAVVQSPQVTEVL
- the MAP7D1 gene encoding MAP7 domain-containing protein 1 isoform X3, with protein sequence MESGPRAELGAGAPPAVVARTPPEPRPSPEGDPSPPPPPMSALVPDTPPDTPPAMKNATSSKQLPLEPESPTGQVGPRPAPPQEESPSSEAKSRGPTPTATGPRDARPPRRSSQPSPTAVPASDSPPTKQEVKKAGERHKLAKERREERAKYLAAKKAVWLEKEEKAKALREKQLQERRRRLEEQRLKAEQRRAALEERQRQKLEKNKERYEAAIQRSVKKTWAEIRQQRWSWAGALHHSSPGHKTSGSRCSVSAVNLPKHVDSIINKRLSKSSATLWNSPSRNRSLQLSAWESSIVDRLMTPTLSFLARSRSAVTLPRNGRDQGRGCDPGRGPTWGRAGASLARGPQPDRTHPSAAVPVCPRSASASPLTPCSVPRSVHRCAPAGERGERRKPNAGGSPAPVRRRPEASPVQKKEKKDKERENEKEKSALARERSLKKRQSLPASPRARLSASTASELSPKSKARPSSPSTSWHRPASPCPSPGPGHTLPPKPPSPRGTTASPKGRIRRKEEAKESPSAAGPEDKSQSKRRASNEKESAAPASPAPSPAPSPTPAPPQKEQPPAETPTAPAPPVTPSKPMAGTTDREEATRLLAEKRRQAREQREREEQERRLQAERDKRMREEQLAREAEARAEREAEARRREEQEAREKAQAEQEEQERLQKQKEEAEARSREEAERQRLEREKHFQQQEQERQERRKRLEEIMKRTRKSEVSETKQKQDSKEANANGSSPEPVKAVEARSPGLQKEAVQKEEPIPQEPQWSLPSKELPASLVNGLQPLPAHQENGFSTKGPSGDKSLSRTPEALLPFAEAEAFLKKAVVQSPQVTEVL
- the MAP7D1 gene encoding MAP7 domain-containing protein 1 isoform X2, which translates into the protein MESGPRAELGAGAPPAVVARTPPEPRPSPEGDPSPPPPPMSALVPDTPPDTPPAMKNATSSKQLPLEPESPTGQVGPRPAPPQEESPSSEAKSRGPTPTATGPRDARPPRRSSQPSPTAVPASDSPPTKQEVKKAGERHKLAKERREERAKYLAAKKAVWLEKEEKAKALREKQLQERRRRLEEQRLKAEQRRAALEERQRQKLEKNKERYEAAIQRSVKKTWAEIRQQRWSWAGALHHSSPGHKTSGSRCSVSAVNLPKHVDSIINKRLSKSSATLWNSPSRNRSLQLSAWESSIVDRLMTPTLSFLARSRSAVTLPRNGRDQGRGCDPGRGPTWGRAGASLARGPQPDRTHPSAAVPVCPRSASASPLTPCSVPRSVHRCAPAGERGERRKPNAGGSPAPVRRRPEASPVQKKEKKDKERENEKEKSALARERSLKKRQSLPASPRARLSASTASELSPKSKARPSSPSTSWHRPASPCPSPGPGHTLPPKPPSPRGTTASPKGRIRRKEEAKESPSAAGPEDKSQSKRRASNEKESAAPASPAPSPAPSPTPAPPQKEQPPAETPTDAAVLTSPPAPAPPVTPSKPMAGTTDREEATRLLAEKRRQAREQREREEQERRLQAERDKRMREEQLAREAEARAEREAEARRREEQEAREKAQAEQEEQERLQKQKEEAEARSREEAERQRLEREKHFQQQEQERQERRKRLEEIMKRTRKSEVSETKKQDSKEANANGSSPEPVKAVEARSPGLQKEAVQKEEPIPQEPQWSLPSKELPASLVNGLQPLPAHQENGFSTKGPSGDKSLSRTPEALLPFAEAEAFLKKAVVQSPQVTEVL
- the MAP7D1 gene encoding MAP7 domain-containing protein 1 isoform X13, which translates into the protein MESGPRAELGAGAPPAVVARTPPEPRPSPEGDPSPPPPPMSALVPDTPPDTPPAMKNATSSKQLPLEPESPTGQVGPRPAPPQEESPSSEAKSRGPTPTATGPRDARPPRRSSQPSPTAVPASDSPPTKQEVKKAGERHKLAKERREERAKYLAAKKAVWLEKEEKAKALREKQLQERRRRLEEQRLKAEQRRAALEERQRQKLEKNKERYEAAIQRSVKKTWAEIRQQRWSWAGALHHSSPGHKTNRSLQLSAWESSIVDRLMTPTLSFLARSRSAVTLPRNGRDQAVPVCPRSASASPLTPCSVPRSVHRCAPAGERGERRKPNAGGSPAPVRRRPEASPVQKKEKKDKERENEKEKSALARERSLKKRQSLPASPRARLSASTASELSPKSKARPSSPSTSWHRPASPCPSPGPGHTLPPKPPSPRGTTASPKGRIRRKEEAKESPSAAGPEDKSQSKRRASNEKESAAPASPAPSPAPSPTPAPPQKEQPPAETPTDAAVLTSPPAPAPPVTPSKPMAGTTDREEATRLLAEKRRQAREQREREEQERRLQAERDKRMREEQLAREAEARAEREAEARRREEQEAREKAQAEQEEQERLQKQKEEAEARSREEAERQRLEREKHFQQQEQERQERRKRLEEIMKRTRKSEVSETKKQDSKEANANGSSPEPVKAVEARSPGLQKEAVQKEEPIPQEPQWSLPSKELPASLVNGLQPLPAHQENGFSTKGPSGDKSLSRTPEALLPFAEAEAFLKKAVVQSPQVTEVL
- the MAP7D1 gene encoding MAP7 domain-containing protein 1 isoform X12; the encoded protein is MESGPRAELGAGAPPAVVARTPPEPRPSPEGDPSPPPPPMSALVPDTPPDTPPAMKNATSSKQLPLEPESPTGQVGPRPAPPQEESPSSEAKSRGPTPTATGPRDARPPRRSSQPSPTAVPASDSPPTKQEVKKAGERHKLAKERREERAKYLAAKKAVWLEKEEKAKALREKQLQERRRRLEEQRLKAEQRRAALEERQRQKLEKNKERYEAAIQRSVKKTWAEIRQQRWSWAGALHHSSPGHKTNRSLQLSAWESSIVDRLMTPTLSFLARSRSAVTLPRNGRDQAVPVCPRSASASPLTPCSVPRSVHRCAPAGERGERRKPNAGGSPAPVRRRPEASPVQKKEKKDKERENEKEKSALARERSLKKRQSLPASPRARLSASTASELSPKSKARPSSPSTSWHRPASPCPSPGPGHTLPPKPPSPRGTTASPKGRIRRKEEAKESPSAAGPEDKSQSKRRASNEKESAAPASPAPSPAPSPTPAPPQKEQPPAETPTDAAVLTSPPAPAPPVTPSKPMAGTTDREEATRLLAEKRRQAREQREREEQERRLQAERDKRMREEQLAREAEARAEREAEARRREEQEAREKAQAEQEEQERLQKQKEEAEARSREEAERQRLEREKHFQQQEQERQERRKRLEEIMKRTRKSEVSETKQKQDSKEANANGSSPEPVKAVEARSPGLQKEAVQKEEPIPQEPQWSLPSKELPASLVNGLQPLPAHQENGFSTKGPSGDKSLSRTPEALLPFAEAEAFLKKAVVQSPQVTEVL
- the MAP7D1 gene encoding MAP7 domain-containing protein 1 isoform X11, encoding MESGPRAELGAGAPPAVVARTPPEPRPSPEGDPSPPPPPMSALVPDTPPDTPPAMKNATSSKQLPLEPESPTGQVGPRPAPPQEESPSSEAKSRGPTPTATGPRDARPPRRSSQPSPTAVPASDSPPTKQEVKKAGERHKLAKERREERAKYLAAKKAVWLEKEEKAKALREKQLQERRRRLEEQRLKAEQRRAALEERQRQKLEKNKERYEAAIQRSVKKTWAEIRQQRWSWAGALHHSSPGHKTNRSLQLSAWESSIVDRLMTPTLSFLARSRSAVTLPRNGRDQGRGCDPGRGPTWGRAGASLARGPQPDRTHPSAAVPVCPRSASASPLTPCSVPRSVHRCAPAGERGERRKPNAGGSPAPVRRRPEASPVQKKEKKDKERENEKEKSALARERSLKKRQSLPASPRARLSASTASELSPKSKARPSSPSTSWHRPASPCPSPGPGHTLPPKPPSPRGTTASPKGRIRRKEEAKESPSAAGPEDKSQSKRRASNEKESAAPASPAPSPAPSPTPAPPQKEQPPAETPTAPAPPVTPSKPMAGTTDREEATRLLAEKRRQAREQREREEQERRLQAERDKRMREEQLAREAEARAEREAEARRREEQEAREKAQAEQEEQERLQKQKEEAEARSREEAERQRLEREKHFQQQEQERQERRKRLEEIMKRTRKSEVSETKQKQDSKEANANGSSPEPVKAVEARSPGLQKEAVQKEEPIPQEPQWSLPSKELPASLVNGLQPLPAHQENGFSTKGPSGDKSLSRTPEALLPFAEAEAFLKKAVVQSPQVTEVL
- the MAP7D1 gene encoding MAP7 domain-containing protein 1 isoform X8; the encoded protein is MESGPRAELGAGAPPAVVARTPPEPRPSPEGDPSPPPPPMSALVPDTPPDTPPAMKNATSSKQLPLEPESPTGQVGPRPAPPQEESPSSEAKSRGPTPTATGPRDARPPRRSSQPSPTAVPASDSPPTKQEVKKAGERHKLAKERREERAKYLAAKKAVWLEKEEKAKALREKQLQERRRRLEEQRLKAEQRRAALEERQRQKLEKNKERYEAAIQRSVKKTWAEIRQQRWSWAGALHHSSPGHKTNRSLQLSAWESSIVDRLMTPTLSFLARSRSAVTLPRNGRDQGRGCDPGRGPTWGRAGASLARGPQPDRTHPSAAVPVCPRSASASPLTPCSVPRSVHRCAPAGERGERRKPNAGGSPAPVRRRPEASPVQKKEKKDKERENEKEKSALARERSLKKRQSLPASPRARLSASTASELSPKSKARPSSPSTSWHRPASPCPSPGPGHTLPPKPPSPRGTTASPKGRIRRKEEAKESPSAAGPEDKSQSKRRASNEKESAAPASPAPSPAPSPTPAPPQKEQPPAETPTDAAVLTSPPAPAPPVTPSKPMAGTTDREEATRLLAEKRRQAREQREREEQERRLQAERDKRMREEQLAREAEARAEREAEARRREEQEAREKAQAEQEEQERLQKQKEEAEARSREEAERQRLEREKHFQQQEQERQERRKRLEEIMKRTRKSEVSETKKQDSKEANANGSSPEPVKAVEARSPGLQKEAVQKEEPIPQEPQWSLPSKELPASLVNGLQPLPAHQENGFSTKGPSGDKSLSRTPEALLPFAEAEAFLKKAVVQSPQVTEVL